A single genomic interval of Hoplias malabaricus isolate fHopMal1 chromosome 7, fHopMal1.hap1, whole genome shotgun sequence harbors:
- the fmn1 gene encoding formin yields the protein MRADCKASVAMGNHQCNKNSSLPNNWEFESAHQTRKGLSFSSSLKKTLHICPQALRTSFKRRRSKRSWLMNTHGVEKRPGSTAEQRFNAELLSKGVSETTEGGHEQHCFQILDYTSGLETHLVIYSKSYSTEDQKTDLTLSGTGTGIAECTGNAEMDGDQSSELSEYDNELYTGEDHLLLDQDECESHYKSLAYSFKWNHSDLLRIPPAESDIISVPLTSPEPELTGTVLRKSSLQKPKTENDSAIEKDVKDVEISSLTKSTEITLGKEVSVETEEGLPMTWKPREQCRTNIELGQKLPPEQWINDTENGVSFGTGQEEIKNHETASHKEKELLDVALKLNSVQGNSCKDSSSVCQTNQKAADGQADLLTRAFIQDTANGSLSYKGLAKDYSGDIGKDTPIVNSTAASSEYVKNVSDNNASASNDKNKTNVTKEGIFSIAKYEGETQEKIDDVKYTDIKTPELSIVNKPEQLHMSSTNIDNPDSTAGGSKISSTNSSNELYRETNDQVLSAGGSILLLSNGNLAKNESATVETYTELNHLKLSTDMPNQDTLIDKNNVQEGQELHTRNQYCQSTSPPASSRSVVITLSCVEVDALGENLDGDNSVQPMLVRHTNPNATNVQPIVEQRSKEVRSVNDPLDTSPKGSSLCGLIEAKVLSGSSPHHVPEEDLSPKYKSDQTGKLGTEKSEEREMDDSEHNQAQTIGENDIHNERTTNAIVRDQGDSNSQDLPTSESTSTPTPLSPGLEKPHQIPFLFNGLKGLKKDSNDQQNAEATSEPPKDNNLLKRRSVKRGLFSEQRSKKEAKGSFLEQLSQLLSFDASKLEIKKEPKTAANPPVSPISQDPAAEKQIIKETAVEEPSVDSSESNSKSPTSETALDAFKAFFTPKQTKKDPSDRIDLDAVKKGLNTDAIRAIFDRSSSKSPDRKLSDAKPSESEDRTPGRLHAVWPPPKPTDKEEKIGLKYTEAEHQAALLQLKRECKEEVETLEAEFKLQLFRLREENAETVSRLQAAITEQKEKAQHTHGELRDVAVSTEDGVTPRAFRTVCIQTDRETFIKTLEGTESISSLCPQPSVPKKLDLTSITLSLSGNQEQLPSLAPHPLPPPPPPLPISTESDNRVPPSPPSLSDTNASSIPAQLSERQPQLEKGNGPLPPPPPPPPLSGGALPPPPPPVPGLAPCPPAGPGLFSSRAEEWPQRKPRVEPVCPMKPLYWTRIQIQNNRNDTVWSSLKEPAIINTNEFAELFAKMSSPTKRKPLSEAFEKKAKAKKIIKLLDAKRSQAVGILISSLHLDMKDIQQAVLMLDNSVVDLDAIEALYENRAQPEELERIRKHYETADEEHIKLLDKPEQFLYELSQIPEFSLRARCVILKSTFADAIASIKHKTDIVLHVCKELLERVSVKEVLGMILALGNYMNGGSRTRGQADGFCLDILPKLKDVKSRDNRINLVDYVVSYYLRNIDENAGKDSCIFPLPEPQDVFLAAQVKFEDLTKELRKLWNDLTVCEKDVQSVCSRTTLNYIQPFKEKMEAFLTNAQNEQIATERHLLSAQKSFRDLVEYFGLKPRTGEQAVQPGHVFMLWFEFCTDFKTRWKRENKVISKERLKEAQQSVHNITAEKKVETKRVDANGLKERLRLKEASLTSS from the exons ATGCGTGCAGACTGCAAAGCCAGTGTTGCTATGGGAAATCATCAGTGTAACAAAAATTCTAGTCTCCCCAACAACTGGGAATTTGAGAGTGCTCATCAGACCCGGAAGGGACTGAGTTTCTCTAGCAGCCTAAAGAAGACACTCCATATCTGTCCACAGGCCCTGAGAACATCCTTTAAAAGACGGAGATCGAAGAGATCGTGGCTGATGAACACTCACGGTGTAGAGAAGAGACCAGGGAGTACAGCTGAACAAAGGTTTAATGCTGAACTGCTCTCAAAGGGTGTGTCAGAGACCACAGAGGGAGGACATGAACAGCACTGTTTTCAGATTTTGGATTATACAAGTGGACTCGAGACACATTTGGTAATTTATAGCAAATCATATTCAACAGAGGATCAGAAAACTGACTTGACCCTCAGTGGAACTGGAACTGGAATTGCAGAATGTACAGGAAATGCAGAGATGGATGGAGACCAGTCCAGCGAGTTGTCAGAATATGATAATGAACTGTACACAG GAGAGGACCATTTGTTGCTGGATCAGGATGAGTGTGAATCCCACTACAAATCCCTGGCCTATTCCTTCAAATGGAACCACAGCGACTTGCTGAGGATCCCCCCTGCTGAGAGTGACATCATCAGTGTCCCACTTACCTCCCCAGAACCTGAATTAACT GGCACTGTGTTAAGGAAGAGCAGTCTGCAAAAGCCTAAAACCGAGAATGATTCAGCTATTGAAAAAGATGTGAAAGATGTGGAAATTTCAAGCCTCACCAAATCCACAGAAATCACACTTGGGAAAGAGGTTTCAGTGGAGACTGAGGAGGGATTACCAATGACATGGAAGCCTAGGGAGCAGTGCAGAACCAATATTGAGTTGGGACAGAAATTACCTCCAGAGCAGTGGATTAATGACACTGAAAATGGGGTTAGTTTTGGCACAGGGCAAGAGGAAATAAAAAATCATGAAACAGCATCTCATAAAGAAAAAGAACTGTTGGATGTGGCCCTGAAACTCAACTCAGTTCAGGGAAATTCTTGCAAAGACTCATCGTCAGTTTGCCAGACTAACCAGAAGGCAGCAGATGGTCAAGCTGACTTGCTGACCAGAGCATTTATCCAAGATACAGCCAATGGTAGCCTGAGCTATAAAGGGCTAGCAAAGGACTATAGTGGTGATATCGGTAAAGACACTCCTATAGTAAACAGCACAGCGGCATCGTCAGAATATGTCAAGAATGTTTCAGACAATAATGCCAGTGCATCGAATgacaaaaataagacaaatgtCACCAAGGAAGGGATATTTTCTATAGCAAAATATGAAGGTGAAACTCAAGAGAAAATAGACGACGTTAAATATACAGACATCAAAACCCCGGAACTTTCAATTGTCAACAAACCTGAGCAGCTTCACATGAGTTCTACAAACATTGACAATCCTGACTCTACTGCAGGAGGCTCCAAGATTTCATCTACAAACAGCAGTAATGAGCTTTACAGAGAGACTAATGATCAGGTATTATCTGCTGGGGGCAGTATCCTCCTTCTTTCTAATGGAAATCTTGCTAAAAACGAATCTGCAACTGTAGAGACATACACAGAGTTAAATCATCTCAAGTTATCTACTGACATGCCTAATCAAGACACATTAATAGACAAAAACAATGTACAGGAAGGTCAAGAGCTCCACACCAGAAATCAGTATTGTCAGTCTACAAGCCCACCAGCATCCTCCAGGTCTGTGGTGATTACTCTAAGTTGTGTTGAGGTTGATGCCCTTGGGGAAAACCTAGATGGAGACAACAGTGTCCAACCAATGTTAGTGCGCCATACTAATCCTAATGCAACAAACGTACAACCAATTGTGGAGCAAAGAAGTAAGGAAGTCAGGTCTGTGAATGATCCCTTGGACACCTCTCCTAAAGGTTCTTCCCTTTGTGGTCTCATTGAAGCGAAAGTACTCTCTGGTAGCTCACCACATCATGTTCCTGAGGAGGACTTATCACCTAAATACAAGTCTGACCAGACAGGAAAGCTAGGAACAGAGAAGAGTGAAGAAAGGGAGATGGACGATTCTGAGCATAACCAGGCACAAACAATTGGAGAAAATGATATTCACAACGAGAGAACCACCAATGCAATTGTGAGAGATCAAGGAGATTCCAACTCTCAAGATCTGCCTACTTCTGAAAGCACGTCTACCCCCACTCCACTTTCTCCAGGGCTGGAGAAACCTCATCAGATACCCTTCCTCTTTAATGGACTGAAAGGGTTAAAGAAAGATTCAAATGACCAGCAGAATGCAGAAGCAACATCAGAACCTCCTAAAGACAACAATCTGTTGAAACGAAGGTCTGTCAAACGAGGACTGTTCTCTGAGCAACGTTCCAAAAAGGAGGCGAAAGGGAGCTTCCTCGAGCAGCTCTCCCAGCTGCTGAGCTTTGATGCCAGCAaactagaaataaaaaaagaaccgAAAACTGCAGCAAACCCTCCAGTATCTCCCATCAGCCAGGACCCAGCAGCAGAGAAGCAGATCATAAAAGAAACTGCTGTAGAAGAGCCCAGTGTTGATTCTTCTGAAAGTAACAGCAAATCTCCAACTTCAGAGACAGCTCTTGATGCCTTCAAGGCATTTTTTACCCCCAAACAAACTAAAAAGGACCCCTCTGACCGTATTGACCTGGATGCAGTGAAGAAGGGCCTAAACACAGATGCGATCCGAGCTATCTTTGACAGGAGTTCTAGCAAGTCTCCAGACAGGAAGCTCTCTGATGCCAAA CCCTCAGAAAGTGAAGATCGGACCCCAGGACGACTCCATGCCGTCTGGCCCCCACCAAAGCCAACAGACAAGGAGGAGAAGATAGGGCTGAAATACACAGAGGCTG AGCACCAGGCAGCTCTGCTACAACTGAAAAGAGAATGCAAAGAAGAGGTAGAAACATTAGAG GCTGAATTTAAGCTCCAGTTGTTTCGTCTACGAGAGGAAAATGCAGAAACTGTGTCcagactgcaggctgccattacAGAGCAGAAAGAAAAGGCTCAGCATACTCATGGTGAGCTCAGAGATGTCGCAGTGTCCACTGAGGACGGCGTCACGCCTCGTGCCTTTCGCACAGTGTGCATCCAGACGGATAGAGAAACCTTCATCAAGACTCTGGAGGGCACAGAATCGATTAGTAGCCTTTGCCCTCAACCAAGTGTGCCAAAAAAACTTGATCTCACTTCAATTACTCTTAGCCTTTCTGGCAATCAGGAACAACTTCCTTCTCTTGCTCCACACCcacttccacctccaccaccacctttACCTATTTCAACAGAGTCTGATAACAGAGTCCCACCCAGTCCACCGTCATTATCAGACACTAATGCTTCTTCAATTCCTGCTCAATTATCGGAGAGACAGCCACAACTCGAAAAAGGCAATGGTCCACtgcctccaccaccacctcctccacctctgtCCGGAGGcgctcttccacctccaccaccacctgtaCCAGGCCTCGCCCCCTGCCCTCCAGCTGGACCTGGGCTGTTTTCCTCTAGAGCCGAAGAGTGGCCACAACGAAAGCCAAGAGTGGAGCCGGTGTGTCCAATGAAACCACTCTACTGGACACGAATACAGATTCAAAACAACAG AAATGATACCGTGTGGAGCTCGCTGAAGGAGCCAGCCATAATAAACACCAATGAGTTTGCCGAGCTGTTCGCTAAAATGTCCTCTCCCACCAAAAGGAAACCCCTCTCTGAGGCCTTTGAAAAGAAAGCCAAAGCAAAAAAG ATCATTAAGCTATTGGATGCCAAACGCTCTCAGGCAGTAGGCATTCTAATCTCAAGCCTTCATTTGGATATGAAGGACATACAGCAGG CTGTTTTGATGCTGGACAACTCTGTGGTCGACCTGGATGCTATTGAAGCCTTGTATGAAAAC AGAGCTCAGCCTGAAGAACTGGAAAGAATAAGGAAACACTATGAAACCGCAGATGAAGAGCACATCAAGTTGCTGGACAAGCCTGAACA GTTCTTGTATGAGCTCTCTCAGATTCCCGAGTTCTCTTTGAGAGCACGCTGCGTCATTCTCAAATCAACATTTGCTGATGCCATTGCTTCCATCAAGCATAAAACAGACATAGTCCTCCATGTGTGCAAG GAGCTGCTGGAGCGAGTCAGTGTGAAAGAAGTGCTGGGGATGATTCTTGCTCTGGGGAACTACATGAATGGAGGCAGCAGAACCCGAGGTCAGGCGGACGGCTTCTGCCTAGACATTCTCCCCAAGCTTAAAGATGTTAAAAGCAGA GATAATCGCATAAATCTGGTGGATTATGTGGTATCCTACTATTTACGCAACATTGATGAG AATGCTGGGAAAGACAGTTGCATATTTCCATTGCCTGAGCCTCAAGATGTCTTTCTTGCTGCCCAAGTTAAATTTGAGGACCTCACGAAGGAGCTCCGAAAGCTGTGGAACGACCTGACGG